The genomic window AACCAGGGGCTTCGATGCGGCGCCGGCGTAGCCGGAGTCGGGGGCGATCAGCTGGGCCGGGCGGGCCGCACGCTCGCGCGCCGCGTCGAACGGCACCGCCGCGGCCGCAACCAGTTCCACAACGAAGACCCAGGCCAGCAGGATGGGGAGCCATCGGCCGCGGCCGCAACCGGCCCATCGACCCCGAGCGGGGATGCTCAGTAGCGGCGGGCGTCGTGGATCGGGCCCGCGGAATTCATCGGTACCACCCGCACCGGCACGCCATAGGTCGAGGAATGGATCACCATGCCGTCGCCGACGTAGATACCGCTATGTGACGCGTCGGAATAGAAGGTCAACACGTCGCCGGGCTGCAGATCGGACAGCGCCACCGGCTGACCGCCGCTGGCCTGCGCCTGGCTGGAGTGCGGCAGCGAGATGCCGGCCTGCTGGAAAGCCCACATCACCAGTCCGGAGCAGTCGAATCCGCCGGGTGCGGCACCGCCCCACGAATAGGGCGTTCCGACTTGGGTCAGCGCGGCCTGCACGACGGACGCGCGATCGCCCCCGCCACCGCCGGGCGGCGGCGCGAACAGCCCGCCGGGAGCCGGAGCCTCACCCGGGGGAGCCCAGGGCGGCGGCGGTGCACCCGGGGGCAACGCGTCGGGCGCGGGAGCGCCGGGCGCCGGTGCGGCGGCCGGAACCTGGCCGGGGTCGGCGAGCGCGGTGCGCTGTTCCGGCGACAGGGACAGGTACTGCGACTTCACGACGGCGATCTGAACCTGCAGCTGGCTCTGCTTGGACTGCAGGCCGGCCCGCACGGCGGCGGCCTGCTCGGCGGCGCTCTTGGCGTCGGCCGCGGACTTGGCGGACTCGCGCTCCGCCTTGGCCGCCTGCTGACCGGCGATCTTGAAATCCGCCATCTGCGTACGCA from Mycobacterium shigaense includes these protein-coding regions:
- the ripC gene encoding peptidoglycan hydrolase RipC; this encodes MSFGSEFRFPRVLTRSLLGAVASLTVLSGVCAANVVADPAEDAMAKLNELSRHAEQITEAMHSAQLDLNEKVAAQQAADRKHSDDQAAVEATKARLANFQKAVNKLAAATYMGGRVDGMAAMLTAASPQGLIDKLAVQRVMATQMRTQMADFKIAGQQAAKAERESAKSAADAKSAAEQAAAVRAGLQSKQSQLQVQIAVVKSQYLSLSPEQRTALADPGQVPAAAPAPGAPAPDALPPGAPPPPWAPPGEAPAPGGLFAPPPGGGGGDRASVVQAALTQVGTPYSWGGAAPGGFDCSGLVMWAFQQAGISLPHSSQAQASGGQPVALSDLQPGDVLTFYSDASHSGIYVGDGMVIHSSTYGVPVRVVPMNSAGPIHDARRY